From a single Salvelinus namaycush isolate Seneca chromosome 14, SaNama_1.0, whole genome shotgun sequence genomic region:
- the adtrp1 gene encoding androgen dependent TFPI regulating protein 1 isoform X1, whose product MATTMSWASYLLIHLVIFSWYVFTLSANCSLKSTEIHPGAKTFGGRWKYLTFLNLVLQTVFFGLVVLIDIIHLILPSKSLKCGVPFLLVKLRDTIFTILAFPIGTFVFLSFWSIYHYDREMVYPKFLDDIIPSWLNHALHTIILPLALLQMYIQPHRYGSKMRGILGLAFFSAVYLGWVLWVHHAAGIWVYPIMERLSPVGLVIFLGVACITLAPLYLLGEKLNHKIWRSTAGSAGPQKKKKK is encoded by the exons ATGGCTACGACTATGTCATGGGCATCATATCTCCTTATTCATTTAGTCATATTTTCATGGTATGTCTTTACGTTATCGGCGAATTGCTCATTGAAAAGCACAGAGATACATCCAGGAGCCAAAACATTTGGAGGCCGCTGGAAATATCTGACTTTCCTCAATCTG GTTTTGCAGACTGTGTTCTTCGGGCTCGTTGTTTTGATTGACATCATCCACCTGATATTGCCATCCAAAAGTTTGAAGTGTGGTGTACCGTTCCTCCTAGTGAAATTAAGAGACACCATTTTCACTATTTTGGCGTTTCCTATTGGGACA TTCGTGTTCTTGTCCTTCTGGTCGATATATCACTATGACAGAGAGATGGTCTATCCTAAGTTTCTAGATGACATTATTCCTAGCTGGCTGAACCATGCTCTG CACACTATCATCCTGCCCCTGGCACTGCTGCAGATGTATATTCAGCCTCATCGATATGGCAGCAAGATGAGAGGCATCCTAGGTCTGGCCTTTTTTTCTGCGGTATATCTGGGATG GGTTCTGTGGGTGCACCATGCGGCTGGTATCTGGGTCTACCCCATCATGGAGCGCCTGAGTCCCGTGGGCCTGGTTATATTCCTGGGGGTGGCTTGCATCACCCTGGCCCCCCTCTACCTGCTGGGGGAGAAACTCAACCACAAAATCTGGAGGAGCACTGCAGGATCTGCAG GACCtcagaagaaaaagaaaaagtaA
- the adtrp1 gene encoding androgen dependent TFPI regulating protein 1 isoform X2 has translation MGIISPYSFSHIFMVLQTVFFGLVVLIDIIHLILPSKSLKCGVPFLLVKLRDTIFTILAFPIGTFVFLSFWSIYHYDREMVYPKFLDDIIPSWLNHALHTIILPLALLQMYIQPHRYGSKMRGILGLAFFSAVYLGWVLWVHHAAGIWVYPIMERLSPVGLVIFLGVACITLAPLYLLGEKLNHKIWRSTAGSAGPQKKKKK, from the exons ATGGGCATCATATCTCCTTATTCATTTAGTCATATTTTCATG GTTTTGCAGACTGTGTTCTTCGGGCTCGTTGTTTTGATTGACATCATCCACCTGATATTGCCATCCAAAAGTTTGAAGTGTGGTGTACCGTTCCTCCTAGTGAAATTAAGAGACACCATTTTCACTATTTTGGCGTTTCCTATTGGGACA TTCGTGTTCTTGTCCTTCTGGTCGATATATCACTATGACAGAGAGATGGTCTATCCTAAGTTTCTAGATGACATTATTCCTAGCTGGCTGAACCATGCTCTG CACACTATCATCCTGCCCCTGGCACTGCTGCAGATGTATATTCAGCCTCATCGATATGGCAGCAAGATGAGAGGCATCCTAGGTCTGGCCTTTTTTTCTGCGGTATATCTGGGATG GGTTCTGTGGGTGCACCATGCGGCTGGTATCTGGGTCTACCCCATCATGGAGCGCCTGAGTCCCGTGGGCCTGGTTATATTCCTGGGGGTGGCTTGCATCACCCTGGCCCCCCTCTACCTGCTGGGGGAGAAACTCAACCACAAAATCTGGAGGAGCACTGCAGGATCTGCAG GACCtcagaagaaaaagaaaaagtaA